A DNA window from Salarias fasciatus chromosome 23 unlocalized genomic scaffold, fSalaFa1.1 super_scaffold_20, whole genome shotgun sequence contains the following coding sequences:
- the LOC115383927 gene encoding uncharacterized protein LOC115383927 isoform X2 — protein sequence MFCPALTATTAMMKIASASTIFLRRLHPNSSQSSERTMMKMASPSTMFLLLLCCSVFIPTASQSDCDMYTAAGRDFVVPLNSQTKDPLRLTWSRDDSIIFRRRRNDVLTGKADDVDENGSLRLKNLTVSQSGTYKPEVVSKTGKVEQNLKTMRLCVIAPVPKPEVSVMCEGSEVTFTCTVPEKDLPQKKDMTVAWYQNDKVIDEMKDWRVTYKVETVEKEDFSCNISNLVSYAVSDPVQQTCYKHIVIDNFGDYIELFYGAVTEDPDRDNTEELLGEGNGISSSIWVFVSSGVGIVLALWC from the exons CTCTCAAAGCTCTGAAAGGACCATGATGAAGATGGCTTCTCCCTCCAccatgtttcttcttctgctctgctgctccgtctTCATCCCAACAG CTTCTCAGAGCGACTGCGACATGTACACCGCAGCAGGAAGAGACTTTGTTGTGCCTCTGAACTCCCAGACGAAGGACCCATTGAGATTGACATGGAGTCGTGATGATTCGATTATCTTCAGGCGAAGACGGAATGATGTTCTCACAGGAAAAGCAGACGACGTTGATGAGAATGGATCCCTGAGGCTGAAAAATctgacagtcagtcagtcaggaacCTACAAACCAGAGGTTGTCAGCAAAACTGGAAAAGTTGAGCAAAATTTAAAGACAATGCGATTGTGTGTGATTG CTCCTGTACCAAAGCCGGAAGTAAGCGTGATGTGTGAAGGGTCAGAAGTCACTTTCACCTGCACGGTTCCAGAG AAAGACCTGCCACAAAAGAAAGATATGACTGTTGCATGGTATCAAAATGACAAAGTTATTGATGAAATGAAGGATTGGCGTGTCACATATAAAGTGGAAACGGTGGAAAAAGAAGATTTCAGTTGCAACATTTCCAACCTGGTCTCCTATGCGGTCAGTGATCCTGTCCAACAAACCTGCTACAAGCACATTGTGATTG ACAACTTTGGAGATTACATAGAATTGTTCTATGGAGCTGTCACTGAAGATCCCGATAGAGATAACACAGAAGAGTTGCTTGGTGAAGGGAAtggcatcagcagcagcatctgggtTTTCGTTAGCAGTGGAGTAG GTATTGTTCTGGCGTTGTGGTGCTGA
- the LOC115383927 gene encoding uncharacterized protein LOC115383927 isoform X3 yields the protein MFCPALTATTAMMKIASASTIFLRRLHPNSSQSSERTMMKMASPSTMFLLLLCCSVFIPTASQSDCDMYTAAGRDFVVPLNSQTKDPLRLTWSRDDSIIFRRRRNDVLTGKADDVDENGSLRLKNLTVSQSGTYKPEVVSKTGKVEQNLKTMRLCVIAPVPKPEVSVMCEGSEVTFTCTVPEKDLPQKKDMTVAWYQNDKVIDEMKDWRVTYKVETVEKEDFSCNISNLVSYAVSDPVQQTCYKHIVIDYIELFYGAVTEDPDRDNTEELLGEGNGISSSIWVFVSSGVGIVLALWC from the exons CTCTCAAAGCTCTGAAAGGACCATGATGAAGATGGCTTCTCCCTCCAccatgtttcttcttctgctctgctgctccgtctTCATCCCAACAG CTTCTCAGAGCGACTGCGACATGTACACCGCAGCAGGAAGAGACTTTGTTGTGCCTCTGAACTCCCAGACGAAGGACCCATTGAGATTGACATGGAGTCGTGATGATTCGATTATCTTCAGGCGAAGACGGAATGATGTTCTCACAGGAAAAGCAGACGACGTTGATGAGAATGGATCCCTGAGGCTGAAAAATctgacagtcagtcagtcaggaacCTACAAACCAGAGGTTGTCAGCAAAACTGGAAAAGTTGAGCAAAATTTAAAGACAATGCGATTGTGTGTGATTG CTCCTGTACCAAAGCCGGAAGTAAGCGTGATGTGTGAAGGGTCAGAAGTCACTTTCACCTGCACGGTTCCAGAG AAAGACCTGCCACAAAAGAAAGATATGACTGTTGCATGGTATCAAAATGACAAAGTTATTGATGAAATGAAGGATTGGCGTGTCACATATAAAGTGGAAACGGTGGAAAAAGAAGATTTCAGTTGCAACATTTCCAACCTGGTCTCCTATGCGGTCAGTGATCCTGTCCAACAAACCTGCTACAAGCACATTGTGATTG ATTACATAGAATTGTTCTATGGAGCTGTCACTGAAGATCCCGATAGAGATAACACAGAAGAGTTGCTTGGTGAAGGGAAtggcatcagcagcagcatctgggtTTTCGTTAGCAGTGGAGTAG GTATTGTTCTGGCGTTGTGGTGCTGA
- the LOC115383927 gene encoding uncharacterized protein LOC115383927 isoform X1 codes for MFCPALTATTAMMKIASASTIFLRRLHPNSSQSSERTMMKMASPSTMFLLLLCCSVFIPTASQSDCDMYTAAGRDFVVPLNSQTKDPLRLTWSRDDSIIFRRRRNDVLTGKADDVDENGSLRLKNLTVSQSGTYKPEVVSKTGKVEQNLKTMRLCVIAPVPKPEVSVMCEGSEVTFTCTVPEKDLPQKKDMTVAWYQNDKVIDEMKDWRVTYKVETVEKEDFSCNISNLVSYAVSDPVQQTCYKHIVIVNEDNFGDYIELFYGAVTEDPDRDNTEELLGEGNGISSSIWVFVSSGVGIVLALWC; via the exons CTCTCAAAGCTCTGAAAGGACCATGATGAAGATGGCTTCTCCCTCCAccatgtttcttcttctgctctgctgctccgtctTCATCCCAACAG CTTCTCAGAGCGACTGCGACATGTACACCGCAGCAGGAAGAGACTTTGTTGTGCCTCTGAACTCCCAGACGAAGGACCCATTGAGATTGACATGGAGTCGTGATGATTCGATTATCTTCAGGCGAAGACGGAATGATGTTCTCACAGGAAAAGCAGACGACGTTGATGAGAATGGATCCCTGAGGCTGAAAAATctgacagtcagtcagtcaggaacCTACAAACCAGAGGTTGTCAGCAAAACTGGAAAAGTTGAGCAAAATTTAAAGACAATGCGATTGTGTGTGATTG CTCCTGTACCAAAGCCGGAAGTAAGCGTGATGTGTGAAGGGTCAGAAGTCACTTTCACCTGCACGGTTCCAGAG AAAGACCTGCCACAAAAGAAAGATATGACTGTTGCATGGTATCAAAATGACAAAGTTATTGATGAAATGAAGGATTGGCGTGTCACATATAAAGTGGAAACGGTGGAAAAAGAAGATTTCAGTTGCAACATTTCCAACCTGGTCTCCTATGCGGTCAGTGATCCTGTCCAACAAACCTGCTACAAGCACATTGTGATTG TTAATGAAGACAACTTTGGAGATTACATAGAATTGTTCTATGGAGCTGTCACTGAAGATCCCGATAGAGATAACACAGAAGAGTTGCTTGGTGAAGGGAAtggcatcagcagcagcatctgggtTTTCGTTAGCAGTGGAGTAG GTATTGTTCTGGCGTTGTGGTGCTGA